A section of the Microbacterium forte genome encodes:
- a CDS encoding ABC transporter permease subunit: MTIQAPPAEAPTPVVKPSRESHARRFRGLGWGFLIKLALMALVNAFGIMTAISAWSAESWIVLGVVVLLVIIADWVYFTRKALPLKYLLPGLIFLLVFQVFIFGYTAYIAFTNYGTGHVGTQEQAVEAALIQGERRIEGSSDYPLSIVQRGDELGFAIVDDDGDVQVGSATEPLTTASDAEIGTTGAPSEVPGWEVVPRATVLTDPTLGATIKDLRVPVSDDPNDGSIRTREGSTGSVYEPTLVWDAEAQTITDTQSGTVYTATDLGAFVAADGTALPTGWSVNVGFANFLKLFTDANLAGTLLSVTVWTFAFAILSVVLSFAVGLGLAIVYNDPRVKGRRFLRALFILPYAFPAFMAALLFRGMFNAEFGVINDLFFFGSQINWLGDPWLTRAAVIFVNVWLSYPYWFLVCTGALQSLPGETLEAAEIDGANKLQRFRAIVLPLLLVSTAPLLIASFAVAFNNFTVIYTFNNGGPAIAGAPYALGSTDILVSAIYDVSGVSGGAADYGLASALSIIAFIVVGLISALSFRQTRKLEEYQ; encoded by the coding sequence ATGACGATCCAGGCACCACCGGCCGAGGCCCCCACCCCCGTGGTGAAGCCCTCGCGCGAATCCCACGCCCGTCGCTTCCGCGGCCTCGGCTGGGGCTTCCTCATCAAGCTCGCCCTGATGGCGTTGGTCAACGCCTTCGGCATCATGACCGCGATCTCGGCCTGGAGTGCCGAGTCGTGGATCGTTCTCGGCGTCGTCGTGCTGCTGGTCATCATCGCCGACTGGGTGTACTTCACCCGCAAGGCGCTGCCGCTGAAATACCTGCTCCCCGGGCTGATCTTCCTGCTCGTCTTCCAGGTCTTCATCTTCGGCTACACGGCGTACATCGCCTTCACGAACTACGGCACCGGTCACGTCGGCACGCAGGAGCAGGCGGTCGAGGCCGCGCTGATCCAGGGCGAGCGTCGCATCGAGGGCTCGTCGGACTACCCGCTCTCGATCGTGCAGCGCGGCGACGAGCTCGGCTTCGCGATCGTCGACGACGACGGCGACGTGCAGGTCGGATCCGCGACCGAACCGCTGACCACCGCATCCGATGCCGAGATCGGCACCACCGGCGCCCCGAGCGAGGTGCCCGGGTGGGAGGTCGTCCCGCGGGCGACCGTGCTGACCGATCCGACACTCGGAGCGACGATCAAGGACCTCAGGGTGCCGGTCTCGGACGACCCGAACGACGGCTCGATCCGCACCCGAGAGGGCTCGACCGGCTCGGTCTACGAACCGACGCTGGTGTGGGATGCCGAGGCGCAGACGATCACCGACACGCAGTCGGGCACGGTCTACACGGCCACGGATCTCGGTGCGTTCGTGGCTGCAGACGGCACGGCGCTGCCGACGGGGTGGTCGGTGAACGTCGGATTCGCCAACTTCCTCAAGCTCTTCACGGATGCGAACCTCGCGGGCACCCTGTTGAGCGTCACGGTCTGGACCTTCGCGTTCGCGATCCTGTCGGTCGTGCTGAGCTTCGCCGTCGGACTCGGCCTCGCGATCGTCTACAACGACCCGCGCGTCAAGGGTCGCCGGTTCCTGCGAGCGCTGTTCATCCTTCCCTACGCGTTCCCCGCATTCATGGCCGCGCTGCTGTTCCGCGGCATGTTCAACGCCGAGTTCGGCGTGATCAACGACCTGTTCTTCTTCGGCTCGCAGATCAACTGGCTCGGCGACCCGTGGCTCACCCGAGCCGCGGTGATCTTCGTGAACGTGTGGCTGAGCTACCCGTACTGGTTCCTCGTGTGCACGGGCGCGCTGCAGTCGCTGCCGGGCGAGACGCTCGAAGCGGCCGAGATCGACGGGGCGAACAAGCTGCAGCGCTTCCGCGCGATCGTGCTGCCGCTGCTGCTCGTGTCGACGGCCCCCCTGCTGATCGCCTCGTTCGCCGTCGCGTTCAACAACTTCACCGTGATCTACACCTTCAACAACGGCGGGCCGGCCATCGCCGGCGCTCCGTACGCACTGGGCTCGACCGACATCCTGGTCTCGGCCATCTACGACGTCTCCGGAGTCTCGGGTGG
- a CDS encoding sugar ABC transporter substrate-binding protein, with translation MRKHIGVGALALAAAVVLAGCSAGAPEGGGDDAASGDGAELVIWTDAEREAAITAAAEAFEEETGAKVTLVQKNFEDLRNDFIAQVPTGEGPDITVGAHDWLGALVAAGVVDTIDLGDKASEFEQVALDAMTYDGQLYAMPYSLETIALVQNVDLVGAEAPATWDDMIAKGVAAGTERPFVINTGGETGDGYTMYGLQTSFGAPVFVQDDTGSYTSEVGMGGAPGEAFASWLGANGSSGTGYISTTVDYDINNELFASGKAPYTIQGPWAISAFEGINVAVNPIPSAGGEPAAPFVGVQGFYLSSKSKNALLAQEFLVNYLGTEDAQRALYEADPRIPAWSTLADEVSSDPITAGFVASAQSGVPMPSIPEMGSVWDLWNAAQAQIINGADPVSTWNTMVADLETTLAG, from the coding sequence ATGCGCAAGCACATCGGAGTCGGCGCACTCGCTCTGGCCGCGGCCGTGGTCCTCGCGGGCTGCTCCGCCGGCGCACCCGAAGGCGGCGGCGACGACGCCGCATCCGGCGACGGCGCTGAACTCGTCATCTGGACGGATGCCGAGCGCGAAGCCGCGATCACCGCAGCCGCCGAGGCGTTCGAAGAGGAGACCGGAGCCAAGGTCACCCTCGTGCAGAAGAACTTCGAGGACCTCCGCAACGACTTCATCGCGCAGGTCCCGACCGGCGAGGGACCCGACATCACGGTCGGCGCGCACGACTGGCTCGGCGCGCTCGTCGCGGCCGGTGTCGTCGACACGATCGACCTCGGCGACAAGGCGTCGGAGTTCGAGCAGGTCGCCCTCGACGCCATGACCTACGACGGCCAGCTGTATGCGATGCCGTACTCGCTCGAGACCATCGCCCTCGTGCAGAACGTCGACCTCGTCGGCGCAGAGGCCCCGGCCACCTGGGACGACATGATCGCCAAGGGCGTCGCGGCGGGCACCGAGCGTCCGTTCGTCATCAACACCGGCGGCGAGACCGGCGACGGATACACGATGTACGGACTGCAGACCTCGTTCGGCGCCCCCGTCTTCGTGCAGGACGACACCGGCTCGTACACGAGCGAGGTCGGCATGGGCGGAGCACCCGGCGAGGCGTTCGCCAGCTGGCTCGGGGCCAACGGCTCGAGCGGCACCGGCTACATCTCGACCACCGTCGACTACGACATCAACAACGAGCTGTTCGCGTCGGGCAAGGCCCCGTACACGATCCAGGGCCCGTGGGCCATCAGCGCGTTCGAGGGAATCAACGTCGCCGTGAACCCGATCCCCTCTGCGGGCGGCGAGCCCGCAGCCCCGTTCGTCGGCGTGCAGGGCTTCTACCTCTCGAGCAAGAGCAAGAACGCCCTTCTCGCCCAGGAGTTCCTCGTGAACTACCTCGGCACCGAAGACGCGCAGCGTGCCCTCTACGAGGCCGACCCCCGCATCCCCGCGTGGTCGACGCTCGCCGACGAGGTCTCGTCCGACCCGATCACCGCCGGCTTCGTGGCCTCCGCCCAGAGCGGCGTGCCGATGCCGTCGATCCCCGAGATGGGTTCTGTCTGGGATCTCTGGAACGCCGCGCAGGCGCAGATCATCAACGGCGCCGACCCCGTGTCGACGTGGAACACCATGGTCGCCGACCTCGAGACGACTCTCGCGGGTTGA
- a CDS encoding beta-galactosidase: protein MTSPHAWPELRGIAYGGDYNPEQWSPETWREDVILMREAGVNLVSVGIFSWALIEVAEGEFDFSWLDELLDLLHANDIKVDLGTPTASPPAWFFANHPDAHVIDREGRTMGFGSRGMASHSSPAYREAIVRIADALAARYAQHPAVVLWHVHNEYGVPIGEDYSPNAVAAFRLWLQEKYGSLDALNSAWGTAFWGQHYSAWEHVGAPAIAPSVVNPAQRLDFARFTDHQLRACFIAERDAIRAHADQPVTTNFMANQSWTTDLWAWGREVDIVSDDHYLWAADEDAHIGLAIAADLSRSVGGGKPWILMEHSTSAVNWQPRNIAKRRGEMQRNSFTHLGRGADGILFFQWRAGRSGAEKFHSAMLPHAGTESRVFREVVDLGAALGRLDEVQGSTVKADVAILWDFESFWAQDLEWRPSEDVTHAAQVRRFYEQLWRDGITVDFALPGQDLSGYRLVVAPAQYLLSTADAANLTAYVNDGGTLLVSFFSAIVDENDAVHAGGFVAPLREALGLTVEEFLPLREGESHGLDWVDHDGIIADVWQEDIALEGAEVIANFSGGPGEGEPAITRHRHGAGTGWYVGTRLDAAGMRALLHEVYADADVTPSGVAEGLEVITRHGGDSVYRIAVNHRDDDVELEAAGVELLSGAEISGVLTIAAGGVAVIRTSH, encoded by the coding sequence ATGACCTCGCCCCACGCCTGGCCTGAGCTGCGCGGAATCGCCTATGGCGGCGACTACAACCCCGAGCAGTGGTCGCCCGAGACGTGGCGCGAAGACGTCATCCTGATGCGCGAGGCCGGAGTCAACCTGGTCAGCGTCGGCATCTTCTCGTGGGCGCTCATCGAAGTCGCCGAGGGCGAGTTCGACTTCTCCTGGCTCGACGAACTGCTCGACCTGCTGCACGCGAACGACATCAAGGTCGACCTGGGCACGCCCACGGCATCGCCGCCCGCGTGGTTCTTCGCGAACCACCCCGACGCCCACGTGATCGACCGCGAGGGACGCACGATGGGCTTCGGCTCGCGCGGCATGGCCTCGCACTCGTCACCGGCCTACCGCGAGGCGATCGTGCGGATCGCGGATGCTCTCGCGGCGCGCTACGCGCAGCATCCGGCCGTCGTGCTGTGGCACGTGCACAACGAGTACGGCGTTCCCATCGGTGAGGACTACTCGCCGAACGCGGTCGCCGCTTTCAGGCTCTGGCTCCAGGAGAAGTACGGCTCGCTCGATGCGCTGAACAGCGCGTGGGGCACCGCCTTCTGGGGTCAGCACTATTCGGCGTGGGAGCACGTCGGTGCGCCCGCCATCGCCCCGAGCGTCGTGAACCCGGCTCAGCGCCTCGACTTCGCGCGCTTCACGGATCACCAGCTGCGTGCGTGCTTCATCGCCGAGCGCGACGCGATCCGCGCGCACGCCGATCAGCCGGTCACGACGAACTTCATGGCGAACCAGAGCTGGACCACAGACCTGTGGGCCTGGGGCCGCGAGGTCGACATCGTCTCTGACGACCACTACCTGTGGGCCGCCGACGAGGACGCGCACATCGGGCTCGCGATCGCAGCCGACCTCAGCCGCTCGGTCGGCGGCGGCAAGCCGTGGATCCTCATGGAGCACTCGACCTCGGCCGTCAACTGGCAGCCGCGCAACATCGCCAAGCGTCGCGGCGAGATGCAGCGCAACTCCTTCACGCACCTCGGCCGCGGAGCCGACGGCATCCTGTTCTTCCAGTGGCGCGCGGGCCGCTCGGGTGCCGAGAAGTTCCACTCCGCGATGCTGCCGCACGCCGGCACCGAGTCGCGGGTCTTCCGGGAGGTCGTCGATCTGGGTGCCGCGCTCGGCCGCCTCGACGAGGTGCAGGGCAGCACGGTGAAAGCCGACGTCGCGATCCTCTGGGACTTCGAGTCGTTCTGGGCACAGGACCTCGAATGGCGCCCCTCCGAAGATGTCACGCACGCCGCCCAGGTTCGCCGCTTCTACGAGCAGCTGTGGCGTGACGGCATCACGGTCGACTTCGCCCTGCCGGGCCAGGACCTCTCGGGCTACCGCCTGGTGGTCGCTCCGGCGCAGTACCTGTTGAGCACCGCGGATGCCGCGAACCTCACCGCCTACGTGAACGACGGCGGCACCCTGCTGGTCTCCTTCTTCTCGGCCATCGTCGACGAGAACGACGCCGTGCACGCCGGTGGCTTCGTCGCCCCGCTGCGTGAGGCCCTTGGGCTCACGGTCGAGGAGTTCCTGCCGCTGCGCGAGGGCGAGAGCCACGGACTCGACTGGGTCGATCACGACGGCATCATCGCCGACGTCTGGCAGGAGGACATCGCGCTCGAAGGAGCCGAGGTCATCGCGAACTTCTCGGGCGGACCCGGTGAGGGCGAGCCCGCGATCACGCGTCACCGTCACGGGGCGGGCACCGGCTGGTACGTCGGCACCCGGCTGGATGCGGCGGGAATGCGCGCGCTCCTGCACGAGGTCTACGCGGATGCCGACGTCACCCCGTCGGGTGTCGCCGAGGGCCTCGAGGTCATCACCCGTCACGGCGGCGACTCGGTCTACCGCATCGCCGTGAACCACCGTGATGACGACGTCGAGCTCGAAGCCGCAGGCGTCGAGCTCCTCAGCGGCGCCGAGATCTCGGGCGTCCTGACGATCGCGGCGGGCGGGGTCGCCGTCATCCGCACCTCCCACTGA